In a genomic window of Candidatus Woesearchaeota archaeon:
- a CDS encoding aspartate/glutamate racemase family protein: MIGIIGGAGPEASAKLYLRIIEKCKEKGALYDWQFPHIFIDSVPFDDIISKTTSDYVGTQVKESILRLKNAGAKHIFANCNSLHAIIREGNHDVFDLPKEVSQRVRNNVFTRIVLLATSATIKHNIYEGFDLPTGKDQELLDDIILNIGIRDKRKKEFEYLVKKQNADCIILGCTDLSLFYNVIPKNVVDSLEVLADVIVSYSKVKYIF; encoded by the coding sequence ATGATTGGCATAATTGGTGGAGCAGGACCTGAAGCATCAGCAAAGCTTTATTTGAGAATTATTGAAAAATGCAAAGAAAAAGGTGCACTCTATGATTGGCAGTTTCCACATATTTTTATTGACAGTGTACCTTTTGATGATATTATTTCCAAGACAACTTCAGATTATGTTGGCACGCAGGTCAAAGAAAGCATTTTAAGGCTGAAAAATGCAGGTGCTAAGCACATATTCGCTAATTGCAACAGTTTGCATGCAATAATTAGGGAAGGAAATCACGATGTCTTTGATTTACCAAAAGAAGTTAGTCAAAGAGTCAGAAATAATGTTTTTACTAGAATTGTGTTGTTAGCGACTTCAGCGACGATAAAGCATAATATTTATGAGGGCTTTGATTTGCCGACTGGCAAGGATCAAGAACTTTTAGATGATATTATTTTAAATATCGGAATTAGAGATAAAAGAAAAAAAGAGTTTGAATATCTTGTAAAGAAACAAAATGCTGACTGCATAATTTTGGGTTGTACTGACTTAAGTTTGTTTTATAATGTAATTCCTAAAAATGTGGTTGATAGTCTTGAGGTTCTTGCAGATGTTATAGTTAGTTACTCAAAAGTAAAATATATTTTTTGA
- a CDS encoding beta-propeller domain-containing protein translates to MKKNIITILLITTLLITACQTTTDYKNEFDPENTIKTTTFSTTKEYQEFITQNTNQNSYYGLLTGAFRSATNTAEIAIEDTAMKLGAATQTTDYSQTNVQVQGIDEGDIIKTDGEYIYTITDKTLFIINAYPGEDAEIISTIKLKNTPTGLFIEKNKLAIFGNVDYNNIYDEAKIRINNGMTYLEIYDITDKITPELKKTYKFEGNYLESRMINNKIYLMTNTNPENRIITPMPIIIEDNTITQIEPKNIEYFNINYQNPRLIGIHQINTENNELDESKMITVEGQPTTYMSNNNIYLAHTEYISEWELRQEILQKVMEPEMPEHYKTLIQKIREVDTDILNSAEKTQKISQLYNEYLYALQEEKREEIQEQTEQKLKEKLKELKYLEYTIINKVNVENNIQLQSNTRIPGTLNNQFAMDEHKEILRVATTTRERYTQETKQEQTTNNERLDIMPMPPIWNQNTKNNVYTLNQDLELLGSIEGLAQGETIYSTRFIQDKLYMVTFRQVDPFFVIDLSDPKNPENLGELKIPGFSRYLHPYDENTIIGIGRDATETGRQQGIKISLFDVTDVTEPKEVAKYVSDQKYSSTSAEWEHKAFLFNKEKELLVIPAFNYNYQDQDENYNGALVFKITKDEVELRGLIDHSEGTNNRWSPSVERSLYIEDELYTKSPYLLRINNLETLKGIKNIELTTENTPNIPTY, encoded by the coding sequence ATGAAAAAAAACATAATAACAATACTATTAATAACAACACTTCTAATAACAGCATGCCAAACGACAACAGACTACAAAAATGAATTCGACCCAGAAAACACCATAAAAACAACAACATTTAGCACAACCAAAGAATATCAAGAATTCATAACTCAAAATACAAATCAAAATAGCTACTACGGATTACTAACAGGAGCATTCAGGTCAGCAACAAACACAGCGGAAATAGCAATAGAAGACACAGCTATGAAATTAGGCGCAGCAACACAAACAACAGACTATTCTCAAACCAACGTACAAGTACAAGGAATAGACGAAGGAGACATAATTAAAACAGATGGAGAATACATATATACAATAACAGATAAAACACTATTTATAATAAACGCGTACCCTGGAGAAGACGCAGAAATAATATCCACAATAAAACTAAAAAATACGCCTACAGGACTATTTATAGAAAAAAACAAATTAGCAATATTTGGAAACGTAGACTACAACAACATCTATGACGAAGCAAAAATAAGAATAAACAATGGAATGACATACCTTGAAATATATGATATCACAGACAAAATAACTCCTGAACTCAAAAAAACATACAAATTCGAAGGAAATTACTTAGAATCAAGAATGATAAACAACAAAATATACCTAATGACAAACACCAACCCTGAAAACAGAATAATAACCCCTATGCCAATAATAATAGAAGATAACACAATAACGCAAATTGAACCAAAAAACATAGAATACTTCAACATAAACTACCAAAACCCAAGACTGATAGGAATACACCAAATAAATACAGAAAATAACGAACTTGACGAAAGTAAAATGATAACAGTTGAAGGACAACCAACAACTTACATGTCAAACAACAACATCTACCTAGCCCACACAGAATACATAAGCGAATGGGAACTAAGACAAGAAATATTACAAAAAGTAATGGAACCAGAAATGCCTGAACACTACAAAACACTAATACAAAAAATACGAGAAGTAGACACAGACATCCTAAACTCAGCAGAAAAAACACAAAAAATAAGTCAACTCTACAACGAATACCTATACGCATTACAAGAAGAAAAAAGAGAAGAAATACAAGAACAAACAGAACAAAAACTAAAAGAAAAACTAAAAGAACTAAAATATCTAGAATACACAATAATAAATAAAGTAAACGTAGAAAACAACATACAACTACAATCAAACACAAGAATACCAGGAACCCTAAACAACCAATTCGCAATGGACGAACACAAAGAAATATTAAGAGTTGCAACCACGACAAGAGAAAGATACACGCAAGAAACAAAACAAGAACAAACAACAAATAATGAAAGACTAGATATAATGCCGATGCCTCCCATATGGAATCAAAACACAAAGAACAATGTTTACACACTTAATCAAGATTTGGAGTTACTAGGGAGCATAGAAGGACTAGCACAAGGAGAAACAATATACAGCACAAGATTCATACAAGACAAACTCTACATGGTAACATTCAGACAAGTAGACCCGTTCTTTGTAATAGACCTATCAGACCCAAAAAATCCTGAGAATCTAGGAGAACTAAAAATACCAGGATTCTCAAGATACCTACATCCATACGATGAAAACACAATCATAGGAATAGGAAGAGATGCAACAGAAACAGGAAGACAACAAGGAATCAAAATAAGCTTGTTTGATGTAACAGATGTTACTGAACCAAAAGAAGTAGCGAAATATGTTTCAGACCAGAAATATTCAAGCACCTCAGCAGAATGGGAACACAAAGCATTCCTTTTTAATAAAGAAAAAGAACTCCTAGTAATACCTGCATTTAACTACAACTACCAAGACCAAGATGAAAACTACAACGGAGCATTAGTATTCAAAATAACAAAAGACGAAGTAGAACTAAGAGGCCTAATAGACCACAGCGAAGGAACAAACAACAGATGGAGCCCAAGCGTAGAAAGAAGCCTATACATAGAAGATGAGCTGTACACAAAAAGCCCATACCTACTAAGAATAAACAACTTAGAAACACTTAAAGGTATAAAAAACATAGAATTGACAACAGAAAACACGCCAAATATACCAACATACTAA
- a CDS encoding TIGR01906 family membrane protein, producing MKSKILQNLIKTTLIISLILIILLTPFLFFSYNEHHYESQAKQNNIYQKLGEQTARQQNKNTINFLLGKEELKGNYTQAEKQHMQDVKNIYTTINAITTICLLIAILGIIYFTKKRQEKQIIKSLKQSSITVLLIGILILILTLLNFQNTFTAFHNIFFPQGNWQFPINSLLITLYPTQFFTDTATYSFLTSTIISLMTLTITFLPKYQPLFSSKK from the coding sequence ATGAAATCAAAAATCCTTCAAAACCTAATAAAAACAACACTTATAATAAGCTTAATCCTTATTATTCTATTAACCCCCTTTCTTTTCTTTTCATATAATGAACATCATTATGAATCTCAGGCAAAGCAAAACAACATTTACCAAAAACTTGGAGAACAAACAGCAAGACAACAAAACAAAAACACAATAAACTTCCTCTTAGGAAAAGAAGAACTCAAAGGAAACTATACTCAAGCAGAAAAACAACACATGCAAGACGTAAAAAACATTTACACAACAATAAACGCAATAACAACAATATGCTTGCTCATAGCAATCTTAGGAATAATTTACTTCACAAAAAAAAGACAAGAAAAACAAATAATAAAATCACTAAAACAATCTTCAATAACAGTGCTTTTAATAGGAATACTAATTCTTATCTTAACACTGCTCAACTTTCAAAACACATTCACAGCATTCCACAACATATTCTTCCCACAAGGAAACTGGCAATTCCCAATAAACAGCTTATTAATAACACTTTACCCAACCCAATTCTTCACAGACACAGCAACATACAGCTTTTTGACAAGCACAATAATATCCCTAATGACACTAACAATCACTTTTCTTCCCAAATACCAACCCCTATTTTCTTCAAAGAAATGA
- a CDS encoding ABC transporter ATP-binding protein, with product MFLNQQKPPILEFKNITKKFGNNEVLKGITFNIYEGELFGLIGRSGAGKTTLLRTLMGYYPTDSGNIFFRGRDISKSLREIRTIFGFTTQDSCFYEELTPIDNMEYFGKMYGIKKKEIQQRTEELLKLVDLWDSKNTKAEDLSGGMKRRLDMAISLIHKPRILILDEPTTGLDPILRKGIWQLIKKVNQTGVTIIMSSHLLDEMEYLCTNVAMIKNGKLLIKGTPKQLKTFYSRNQEVKLESYPGNYRSLMKELKKQNLQIYYPRHEGNKLVFYTPDTTTIMRMLPTLLKNIKETLTEISIEKPNLSEVFEALSRYNS from the coding sequence ATGTTCTTAAACCAACAAAAACCACCAATCTTAGAATTCAAAAACATAACAAAAAAATTTGGAAACAACGAAGTACTAAAAGGAATAACTTTCAACATATACGAAGGCGAACTATTCGGACTAATAGGTAGAAGCGGAGCAGGGAAAACAACACTTCTAAGAACCCTTATGGGATACTACCCAACAGACTCAGGAAATATATTCTTTAGAGGACGAGACATATCAAAATCACTAAGAGAAATAAGAACAATATTTGGCTTTACAACACAAGACTCTTGCTTCTACGAAGAACTAACACCAATAGACAACATGGAATACTTCGGAAAAATGTATGGTATAAAAAAAAAAGAAATACAACAAAGAACAGAAGAACTACTAAAACTAGTAGACCTATGGGATAGCAAAAACACAAAAGCAGAAGACCTATCAGGAGGAATGAAAAGACGACTAGACATGGCAATAAGCCTAATACACAAACCAAGAATACTAATCCTGGACGAACCAACAACAGGACTTGACCCAATACTAAGAAAAGGAATCTGGCAACTAATAAAAAAAGTAAACCAAACAGGAGTCACAATAATAATGTCCTCCCACCTACTAGATGAAATGGAATACTTATGCACAAACGTAGCAATGATAAAAAACGGAAAACTACTAATAAAAGGAACCCCAAAACAACTAAAAACATTCTACTCAAGAAACCAAGAAGTCAAGCTAGAAAGCTACCCTGGAAACTATAGATCCCTAATGAAAGAACTAAAAAAACAAAATCTACAAATATACTACCCCCGCCACGAAGGAAACAAACTAGTATTCTACACACCAGACACAACAACAATTATGAGAATGCTACCAACACTACTAAAAAACATAAAAGAAACACTAACCGAAATAAGCATAGAAAAACCAAACTTAAGCGAAGTCTTTGAAGCACTATCGAGGTACAACTCATGA
- a CDS encoding Lrp/AsnC ligand binding domain-containing protein: MFAYILVSLREAHERGVLDDFLGFESVVEGHILFGEWDLILKLKGSDADDIATFIMENIRSHDDVRLTSTLIVAK, encoded by the coding sequence ATGTTTGCGTATATTTTGGTAAGTTTAAGAGAAGCTCATGAAAGAGGGGTTTTGGATGATTTTTTAGGTTTTGAGTCTGTCGTAGAGGGTCATATTTTGTTTGGTGAGTGGGATTTGATTTTGAAGCTTAAAGGCAGTGATGCAGATGATATTGCTACTTTTATTATGGAAAATATTAGGAGTCATGATGATGTTCGTTTGACTAGCACTTTGATTGTCGCTAAATAG
- a CDS encoding DUF5679 domain-containing protein: protein MTEGRCMKCKKQVEIKNGKETKMKNGMNAMKGECPKCGTKVFRILGKAKK, encoded by the coding sequence ATGACTGAAGGAAGATGTATGAAATGTAAAAAACAAGTTGAAATCAAGAATGGTAAAGAAACTAAAATGAAGAACGGCATGAATGCTATGAAAGGAGAATGTCCTAAGTGTGGAACTAAAGTTTTCAGAATTCTTGGAAAAGCTAAGAAGTAA
- a CDS encoding methyltransferase domain-containing protein, with protein MVKKMLFRLPRTVKNEESGRIIVMNKLERYFVEDSKDFHGKNLVAPKDVLQKNGICEVGKDKLVIFDADFNDVYRRIKRNAQIITYKDIGAIISYCGLNRASKVMEAGSGSGGFSCFIAGIVKEIDSFDVNVEHQETAKKNAENLGIKNINFDIKDVYKEDLFEENDYDLFLLDVPEPSRALSSASKVLRVGGFLVVYAPHISQVQEVVSNLSENLVVERTIEVIERDWNVSEKTLRPVTRDFGHTAFLCFVRKIC; from the coding sequence ATGGTTAAAAAAATGCTTTTTCGGCTTCCTAGAACTGTGAAAAATGAAGAATCTGGTAGGATTATTGTTATGAATAAATTGGAGAGGTATTTTGTTGAGGATTCTAAGGATTTTCATGGCAAAAATCTGGTTGCGCCTAAGGATGTTCTTCAGAAGAATGGGATTTGCGAAGTTGGGAAGGATAAATTGGTTATTTTTGATGCTGATTTTAATGATGTGTATAGAAGAATTAAGAGAAATGCTCAAATTATTACGTATAAGGATATTGGTGCAATTATTAGTTATTGTGGTCTGAATAGAGCTAGCAAGGTTATGGAAGCTGGTTCGGGGAGTGGGGGTTTTAGTTGTTTTATTGCTGGCATTGTGAAAGAAATTGATAGTTTTGATGTTAATGTTGAGCATCAGGAAACTGCAAAGAAAAATGCTGAAAATTTAGGGATTAAGAATATTAATTTTGATATTAAGGATGTATATAAAGAAGATTTATTTGAAGAAAATGATTATGATTTATTTCTATTAGATGTTCCTGAACCAAGCCGAGCTCTGAGTTCTGCTAGCAAGGTTCTAAGAGTGGGTGGTTTTTTGGTTGTTTATGCTCCTCATATAAGCCAGGTTCAAGAGGTAGTCTCAAATCTTTCTGAGAATTTAGTTGTTGAGAGAACTATTGAGGTTATTGAGAGGGATTGGAATGTTTCTGAGAAGACCTTAAGGCCTGTCACTAGGGATTTTGGCCATACTGCTTTTCTTTGTTTTGTTAGAAAAATATGTTAG
- a CDS encoding Lrp/AsnC family transcriptional regulator encodes MISLDKYDKRILFELDQNARIAETQLAKKINRSKESARYRIRQLEKKGIITRYFTWIDPPKLGYQVYKLYLKLVNIPEERNRFYEYVKNEKTLFWLGIGDGVFTTGLTFFSYTNTDFYDFKQRLFSEFKELILTQTAAIVVDAKVYSKNFLAKDKISEYKLFGNPEKNNIDSLDKNILASIFQNSKMSTVNLANKFKVSSDTIRNRIKKIEKLGIVLQYKTEIDFHSLGYEFFKTFIYFKNLTKKEESRFLEFIKQHPNIIHSLRTIAPWDMELEVIVENYNEYNTIINQIEREFASSITHMESTILSEDHIYPSKKIVFSSFGSS; translated from the coding sequence ATGATTTCCTTAGACAAATATGACAAAAGAATACTCTTTGAATTAGACCAAAATGCGAGAATCGCAGAAACTCAGCTAGCCAAAAAAATAAACAGGTCAAAAGAATCTGCACGTTACAGAATCAGACAGCTTGAAAAAAAAGGAATCATAACAAGATATTTTACATGGATAGATCCGCCAAAACTAGGCTATCAAGTATATAAGTTATATTTAAAACTAGTAAACATACCTGAAGAACGCAACAGATTCTACGAGTATGTAAAAAATGAGAAAACCCTATTCTGGTTAGGTATAGGGGATGGAGTATTCACAACAGGACTAACATTCTTCTCATATACAAATACAGATTTCTATGATTTTAAGCAAAGATTATTTTCAGAATTCAAAGAACTTATCCTGACACAAACCGCAGCAATAGTAGTTGATGCAAAAGTCTATTCAAAAAATTTTCTTGCAAAAGACAAAATTTCAGAATACAAGCTTTTTGGAAATCCTGAAAAAAATAACATAGACTCTCTTGATAAAAACATACTTGCAAGCATTTTTCAAAATTCAAAAATGTCTACTGTAAATCTAGCAAATAAATTCAAAGTCAGTTCAGACACGATAAGAAACAGAATAAAAAAAATAGAGAAACTTGGAATAGTTCTCCAATACAAAACTGAAATAGATTTTCACAGTCTAGGATATGAATTTTTTAAGACATTTATCTATTTCAAGAACCTGACAAAAAAAGAAGAAAGCCGCTTTCTAGAATTCATAAAACAACATCCAAACATAATACACTCACTTAGAACAATCGCTCCTTGGGACATGGAACTTGAAGTTATTGTAGAAAACTACAACGAATACAACACAATAATAAACCAAATTGAAAGAGAATTCGCGTCTAGCATAACACACATGGAATCTACAATACTTTCAGAAGATCACATATATCCCTCTAAAAAAATAGTCTTCAGCAGTTTCGGAAGTTCTTAG
- a CDS encoding ATP-binding protein — MKQVIFGMAGHPAAGKSTFAKKLVKEFNASHINKDDFRDFFAENILDYKGADKSYSNEKILSVNRVVRVASDKLIEELYSRGVSFIVDGYGKFKESRERMRQFFKEKKINLPIIIIHVVEDKDVILERLKERDSGGNTKWVENFKIKWEPGFSKPSEEECDFFVEVNKYNHEDAIEKIRNFVNS, encoded by the coding sequence ATGAAACAGGTCATTTTTGGGATGGCGGGGCATCCTGCTGCAGGAAAGTCTACGTTTGCGAAAAAATTAGTTAAAGAATTTAATGCTTCTCATATAAATAAGGATGATTTTAGAGATTTTTTTGCCGAAAATATTTTGGATTATAAGGGCGCTGATAAATCTTATAGTAATGAAAAGATACTTTCTGTTAATAGAGTTGTAAGGGTCGCTTCAGATAAGCTCATAGAGGAACTTTATTCTAGGGGTGTTTCTTTTATCGTTGATGGTTATGGTAAATTTAAGGAGAGTAGGGAGCGTATGAGACAATTTTTTAAAGAGAAAAAGATAAATTTGCCAATCATAATTATTCATGTTGTTGAGGACAAAGATGTTATTCTTGAAAGACTAAAGGAAAGGGATAGTGGAGGAAACACTAAGTGGGTTGAAAACTTTAAGATTAAATGGGAGCCTGGTTTTTCTAAACCATCAGAAGAAGAATGTGATTTTTTTGTTGAAGTAAATAAGTATAATCATGAAGATGCAATTGAAAAGATTAGAAATTTTGTTAATTCTTGA
- a CDS encoding ABC transporter permease, translated as MKLITMTLQIITIVKKNIKRLLSSKLSAAMVVFGPLILIVLMGLAFQGSGFYGVQIGIYEEGQTNTTSDLLDIMKKSDFKIIQTQSKEQCINKVKDGTNHMCMIFPKNYENEKMEFYVDYSRMNLVYAIVSRLSGQINELSSDISMGMTQDLLNFIKQSANLMAQSSTSLIELQRSSELLSAELSNIQQAIGSLNFNNTIQVLNQISNSESPTNQQIQNTQIELNNAKIQLQVAETQLKDTEQTINTQINEINNAMTQLSCTETNSNDLSSQLKTQGLAALIQTQDDPTCSLLITIRETLKKEKEKTKLFQETTQNMQDYINSIIQRVSTIQQQAQGQANETQQNIQDMQQNQQSLTQNLQGMTQATNQSAQAIQTMTQQLNTLQEQFEKIANSNAQTIIKPIKTSIKSLTTKKINTLEMLFPSIIIMVILFEGILLGNTLIMREKKSKAFFRNQILPVSDYLFNIGTYITAIILTSIQVLIVLIIGLLLFKINVVFNPLTIIPILILSILIFSSIGMLIGYLSTSDETAILIAVILTIILLMFSNLVIPTETMQRPLGDIAKFTPFNISEEVLRRTLIFGSKLLEIKPLYTLAFLTELTTLLACVLLAHKKAFSKKN; from the coding sequence ATGAAACTAATAACAATGACCCTTCAAATAATAACAATTGTAAAAAAAAATATTAAACGACTACTAAGCTCAAAACTGAGTGCAGCAATGGTAGTTTTTGGCCCATTAATACTAATAGTCTTAATGGGACTAGCATTCCAAGGATCAGGTTTTTACGGAGTACAAATAGGAATATATGAAGAAGGACAAACAAACACAACTTCAGACTTACTAGACATAATGAAAAAATCAGATTTCAAAATAATCCAAACACAAAGCAAAGAACAATGCATAAACAAAGTAAAAGACGGAACAAACCACATGTGCATGATATTTCCGAAAAATTATGAAAACGAAAAAATGGAATTCTACGTAGACTACAGCAGAATGAACCTAGTATACGCAATAGTAAGCAGACTCTCAGGACAAATCAACGAACTAAGCTCAGACATAAGCATGGGAATGACACAAGACCTACTAAATTTCATAAAACAAAGTGCAAACCTAATGGCACAAAGCTCAACATCGCTAATAGAACTACAAAGAAGCTCAGAATTACTAAGCGCAGAACTAAGCAACATACAACAAGCAATAGGATCTTTGAACTTCAACAACACAATACAAGTACTAAACCAAATATCAAACTCGGAAAGTCCAACAAACCAACAAATACAAAACACACAAATAGAACTAAACAACGCAAAAATACAACTACAAGTAGCAGAAACACAACTAAAAGACACAGAACAAACAATAAACACACAAATAAACGAAATAAACAATGCGATGACCCAACTAAGCTGCACAGAAACAAACTCAAACGACTTATCTAGCCAATTGAAAACGCAAGGGCTCGCAGCGCTAATACAAACCCAAGACGACCCAACATGCAGCCTCCTAATAACAATAAGAGAAACACTAAAAAAAGAAAAAGAAAAAACAAAACTCTTCCAAGAGACAACACAAAACATGCAAGATTACATAAATTCAATAATACAAAGAGTAAGCACAATACAACAACAAGCGCAAGGACAAGCAAACGAAACACAACAAAACATACAAGACATGCAACAAAACCAACAATCACTAACACAAAACCTACAAGGAATGACCCAAGCAACAAACCAAAGCGCGCAAGCAATACAAACAATGACTCAACAACTAAACACACTACAAGAACAATTTGAAAAAATAGCGAACTCAAACGCGCAAACAATAATAAAACCAATAAAAACAAGCATAAAATCACTGACAACAAAAAAAATAAATACGCTTGAAATGCTGTTCCCAAGCATAATAATTATGGTAATACTATTCGAAGGAATACTACTTGGAAATACCCTGATAATGAGAGAAAAAAAATCAAAAGCATTCTTTAGAAACCAAATACTGCCTGTAAGCGACTACCTCTTTAATATAGGAACGTACATAACTGCAATAATACTAACAAGCATACAAGTCCTAATAGTTCTAATAATAGGACTATTACTATTCAAAATAAATGTAGTATTCAACCCATTAACAATAATACCAATACTAATACTAAGCATACTAATATTTTCAAGCATAGGTATGCTCATAGGATACCTATCCACATCGGATGAAACAGCAATACTAATCGCAGTAATACTTACAATAATACTGCTAATGTTTTCAAACTTAGTAATACCAACAGAAACAATGCAAAGACCCTTAGGAGACATAGCAAAATTCACCCCTTTCAACATCAGTGAAGAAGTGCTCCGCAGAACATTAATATTTGGTTCAAAACTCCTAGAAATAAAACCCCTATACACATTAGCATTCCTCACAGAACTAACAACACTCCTTGCATGCGTACTATTAGCACACAAAAAAGCATTCTCAAAGAAAAACTAA